A genomic segment from Deltaproteobacteria bacterium encodes:
- a CDS encoding 30S ribosomal protein S20: protein MANHKSAFKRARQNRKRQLRNKSQKTRVKNVIKALEAAIKEKSPAEIQEHMHLAQKVIAKAAAKGAIHRRRASRNISRLSIKVHRVLLTAQASD, encoded by the coding sequence TTGGCCAATCATAAATCTGCCTTTAAGAGGGCGCGTCAGAACCGAAAGCGTCAATTACGCAATAAATCCCAAAAGACCAGAGTAAAAAACGTCATAAAGGCACTTGAGGCTGCTATCAAAGAGAAATCACCCGCAGAGATCCAGGAGCATATGCATCTGGCTCAAAAGGTCATTGCCAAGGCGGCGGCCAAGGGCGCTATTCACAGGCGTAGAGCTTCACGGAATATTTCCAGGCTGAGCATAAAAGTTCACCGGGTACTGCTGACGGCTCAGGCATCTGATTAA
- a CDS encoding leucine--tRNA ligase — protein MTIRYDFKTIEERHQAVWAKEDLFSAREDSSRPCYYVLEMFPYPSGRIHMGHVRNYTIGDVVARYKRMQGYNVLHPMGWDAFGMPAENAAIEHGTHPATWTYENIDYMRKQLRRLGLSYDWKREFATCDPEYYRWEQLFFIQMFEAGLVYRRKSKVNWCEGCRTVLANEQVEDGRCWRCDTQVVEKELDGWFFRITDYARELLEGCDRLTGWPEKVLTMQRNWIGRSVGAEITFPLAGEDGEIRIFTTRPDTLMGATFMSLSPEHPMALELCMGTDREEEVKAFIEHWDKISSRERQITKSTNQQITKSKEGVFTGAYARHPLTGESIPIYIANFVLMEYGTGAVMAVPAHDQRDFEFAREYGLPIKVVIQPEGENLKPETMKEAWEGPGTLVNSGPFDGMHNEQAKDAITRDLEAKGLGNQKISYRLRDWGISRQRYWGTPIPMVHCDTCGIVPVRKQDLPVILPLDAQLDARGRSPLPGLEDFWSTTCPECGGPARRETDTMDTFVESSWYFARFTCPDETSAPLDRERVDMWLPVNQYIGGIEHAILHLLYARFFTKALRDLGWLSADEPFTNLLTQGMVLKDGAKMSKSKGNVVDPDEMIRIYGVDTIRLFILFASPPERDLEWSDQGVEGAHRFLHRIWRLVTENLEGLTSARTDKETLIQGTKASKAIRQKTHQTILKVTEDIEQRFHFNTAISAVMELINEIMAYLNQYGTPEIDQHGDWAVLREAMEAVLILLFPMVPHIADELWHLLGHQGTIGLGPWPAADPEVARADTVDIVIQVNGKLRSQLRVAQSADKEIIEYMALDDPKVKRYTEGKAVQKIIHVPGRLINIVVRN, from the coding sequence CGATAGAAGAAAGGCATCAGGCTGTCTGGGCGAAAGAGGATCTTTTTTCCGCCAGGGAGGATAGCTCCAGACCCTGCTATTATGTCCTGGAGATGTTTCCCTATCCTTCAGGCCGGATACACATGGGTCATGTCAGGAATTACACCATAGGGGATGTGGTGGCCCGGTATAAACGCATGCAAGGCTACAACGTCCTGCATCCCATGGGGTGGGACGCCTTTGGTATGCCTGCTGAGAATGCCGCCATTGAACACGGGACACATCCTGCCACATGGACTTATGAAAACATCGACTACATGCGCAAACAGCTCAGACGTCTGGGATTGTCATATGACTGGAAGAGAGAATTTGCCACATGTGATCCTGAGTACTATCGCTGGGAACAGCTCTTCTTTATCCAGATGTTCGAGGCAGGACTCGTATATCGCCGGAAATCCAAGGTCAACTGGTGTGAAGGCTGCCGGACAGTCCTTGCCAACGAACAGGTAGAGGACGGCAGGTGCTGGCGTTGCGATACACAGGTAGTGGAAAAAGAACTCGATGGGTGGTTTTTCAGGATTACTGACTATGCCCGGGAACTGCTGGAAGGATGTGACAGGCTGACCGGGTGGCCGGAAAAGGTCCTCACGATGCAGCGCAACTGGATCGGTCGCAGTGTGGGGGCAGAGATCACATTCCCGCTGGCGGGAGAGGATGGCGAAATCAGGATATTTACTACCAGACCGGATACCCTTATGGGGGCAACCTTCATGAGCCTGTCACCGGAGCACCCTATGGCCCTGGAACTCTGTATGGGCACAGACCGGGAAGAAGAAGTAAAGGCCTTTATAGAGCATTGGGACAAAATATCTTCAAGAGAAAGACAAATTACTAAATCAACAAATCAACAAATCACTAAATCCAAAGAAGGTGTCTTCACCGGGGCCTATGCCAGGCATCCGCTGACCGGCGAGAGTATCCCGATCTACATTGCCAATTTCGTGTTAATGGAATACGGCACAGGAGCGGTGATGGCTGTTCCTGCTCATGACCAGAGAGACTTCGAGTTTGCCAGGGAGTATGGGTTGCCCATAAAAGTCGTAATTCAACCAGAGGGAGAAAACCTGAAACCCGAGACCATGAAGGAAGCATGGGAGGGCCCTGGCACCCTTGTCAACTCCGGTCCTTTTGATGGCATGCATAATGAGCAGGCTAAGGATGCCATAACCAGAGATCTGGAGGCCAAGGGCCTTGGGAATCAAAAGATCAGCTATCGCCTGAGGGATTGGGGGATATCCAGGCAGCGCTATTGGGGGACGCCTATTCCCATGGTCCATTGCGATACATGCGGGATCGTACCGGTCAGGAAGCAAGACCTGCCCGTGATCCTTCCCCTGGATGCCCAACTGGACGCGCGGGGCCGGTCTCCCCTTCCAGGTCTTGAAGATTTCTGGTCTACAACCTGTCCCGAGTGCGGCGGACCTGCCCGGCGGGAGACCGACACTATGGATACCTTTGTGGAGTCATCCTGGTATTTTGCGAGATTCACGTGCCCTGATGAGACCTCGGCCCCACTTGATCGAGAAAGGGTGGATATGTGGCTCCCTGTAAATCAGTATATAGGTGGAATTGAACACGCCATATTACATCTCCTGTATGCAAGATTCTTTACCAAGGCCCTTCGGGACCTGGGATGGCTCTCGGCAGACGAGCCTTTTACAAATCTTTTGACTCAAGGCATGGTCCTCAAGGATGGAGCAAAGATGTCCAAATCCAAAGGGAACGTGGTTGACCCTGATGAGATGATCCGTATTTACGGAGTCGATACGATCCGCCTCTTCATCCTCTTTGCTTCTCCGCCGGAGAGGGATCTTGAATGGAGCGATCAAGGGGTTGAAGGCGCCCACAGGTTTCTGCACCGGATCTGGCGTCTGGTTACGGAAAATCTTGAGGGCTTGACCTCGGCACGGACTGACAAGGAGACACTGATCCAGGGGACAAAGGCATCTAAGGCCATCAGACAAAAAACACACCAGACGATTTTAAAAGTTACCGAAGACATTGAACAGCGTTTTCATTTCAATACGGCTATCAGTGCGGTCATGGAATTGATCAATGAGATAATGGCCTACCTCAACCAGTATGGAACTCCTGAGATTGACCAACATGGGGATTGGGCTGTACTGAGAGAGGCCATGGAAGCAGTGCTGATCTTGCTCTTTCCAATGGTGCCTCACATAGCAGACGAACTGTGGCATCTTCTCGGCCATCAAGGGACTATAGGTCTTGGACCATGGCCTGCTGCAGATCCAGAGGTCGCACGGGCCGATACTGTAGATATCGTGATACAGGTAAACGGCAAGCTTCGCAGCCAGCTGAGGGTAGCTCAGAGTGCTGATAAGGAGATCATCGAATATATGGCCCTGGATGATCCGAAGGTAAAGCGGTACACAGAAGGCAAGGCTGTACAGAAGATCATACATGTGCCAGGGAGACTGATAAACATCGTAGTGAGGAATTAA